From a region of the Helianthus annuus cultivar XRQ/B chromosome 5, HanXRQr2.0-SUNRISE, whole genome shotgun sequence genome:
- the LOC110938850 gene encoding uncharacterized protein LOC110938850 isoform X1 → MATALASEIGEIWPPNMAKSSAVEERSLTAHWISEDNLVSGTPKSDARDISNKTSHGKNRVLGLPRIPANSVIRALKDRKQRQSQRNRRSQPSSSRSWWWPELGWSAVGMVISQRPSKESVVQTLHK, encoded by the exons ATGGCCACTGCTTTAGCGTCTGAGATTGGTGAAATTTGGCCTCCCAATATGGCAAAATCATCG GCTGTTGAAGAACGATCGTTGACTGCTCATTGGATTTCAGAAGACAATCTCGTTTCAG GTACTCCAA AATCAGATGCGAGAGATATTAGCAACAAAACAAGCCACGGGAAAAACAGGGTCCTCGGTCTTCCTCGAATCCCAGCAAATTCAGTTATCCGGGCCTTGAAAGATAGGAAGCAACGCCAGAGCCAGAGGAACCGTAGGTCTCAGCCCAGCAGCAGCAGAAGTTGGTGGTGGCCTGAGCTAGGGTGGTCTGCGGTTGGTATGGTTATTTCACAGAGACCATCCAAGGAAAGTGTGGTTCAAACTTTACACAAATGA
- the LOC110938850 gene encoding uncharacterized protein LOC110938850 isoform X2 translates to MATALASEIGEIWPPNMAKSSAVEERSLTAHWISEDNLVSESDARDISNKTSHGKNRVLGLPRIPANSVIRALKDRKQRQSQRNRRSQPSSSRSWWWPELGWSAVGMVISQRPSKESVVQTLHK, encoded by the exons ATGGCCACTGCTTTAGCGTCTGAGATTGGTGAAATTTGGCCTCCCAATATGGCAAAATCATCG GCTGTTGAAGAACGATCGTTGACTGCTCATTGGATTTCAGAAGACAATCTCGTTTCAG AATCAGATGCGAGAGATATTAGCAACAAAACAAGCCACGGGAAAAACAGGGTCCTCGGTCTTCCTCGAATCCCAGCAAATTCAGTTATCCGGGCCTTGAAAGATAGGAAGCAACGCCAGAGCCAGAGGAACCGTAGGTCTCAGCCCAGCAGCAGCAGAAGTTGGTGGTGGCCTGAGCTAGGGTGGTCTGCGGTTGGTATGGTTATTTCACAGAGACCATCCAAGGAAAGTGTGGTTCAAACTTTACACAAATGA